Part of the Candidatus Krumholzibacteriota bacterium genome is shown below.
CGACGAAAGAGAACAAGTCAGATTTCCTTCCGCGAGATTCTTTGCGGCCTCGAACAGCGGCAGCAGTGAATCCGGGTTCAGGCAGGTAGACTGGGCGGTGGTTTTTGCCAACTCCGAAGAAGAGATAAAGAGGAACTTAACGGCAGCGCTTGAAACCTACAAAGGTACAGTTAATGAGAAAGGGAAGAGGACAAAATGGGTGGTGCCGCCGCTAAAAACAAGCATAATAAATCTGGAGACGAGGTTGCTGGCCGTCTGGAAAGATAACAGAAAAAATAGAGCCGCGGCGATGAAGATTCCTTTCGATTTTATCGGCAGCGGCATTAAGTGGATAAAGGTTGACGGTTCCAGGGTGCCGGATTATAAGAAATTAGGGACAGATATTATTGTGCCCCTAGAGGAAAGGTCTCTGAACAGGCCGGATTCCGTGTTTATAGAGGGTGAATTCATAAATGGAATTTTGTTTGCGGGCAAGACAGCGCTGGCTGCCGGCAAAGAAGATTCATCCGGAAAAATTCCCGATGACGGCAGGCTGCCCCGCAGCTTAATGAATCTGTATCCAAATCCGTTTGTGGAAAAGGTAAACATTACGCTCAGCATTCCGAGGAAAGACGAAACGGATCTTTTTAATTCCGCGGAGATTTTGAAGGGAGACGGGATTGTTCGGATCTATGACGTAAAGGGTATGCTGGTCAAGAAGGTTCTTGAAAGAAAAATCAACTCACCGGGAAGATATTCCGCGTTCTGGGACGGCAGGGACAGGAGGGGAGAGCAGGCGGCTCCCGGTGTATATTACTGCAACCTTCAAATAGACGGGATGACGTTAACCAAGAGGATCGTTCTTCTCAGGTAATTATGGATTTTTATGGGTCATCGGGTTCCCCGGATGAACGGGCGTTGCTTATCGGCGTAAGGCTTCCAGGGTCAAGTTTAGACAGAGAAAAAGCAAATCTTGAGGAATTAAAGGCCCTCGCGGAAACAGCCGGCGCTGATGTTGCCGGCACAGTGATTCAGCAGAGAACCCGTGTTGACGGATCTACATATGTAGGCAAGGGCAAATTACGGGAAATACTAAGAAAAATCCAAGAGGAAGAGATAAATCTGGTAATTTTTGATGATGCTCTTACACCCGGCCAGGCCGGGAAGATTGAGAAGATACTGAAAGTAAACGTCATTGACAGAACAGAACTGATCCTTGACATTTTTTCCAAAAGGGCAAGGAGCCGCCAGGCCCGGCTCCAGGTGGAAATCGCCCAGTTGAATTACGCTCTGCCGAGACTCAAAAGGATGTGGGATCATCTTTCGAGGCAGGCGGGGGGGATCGGAACCAGAGGGCCGGGCGAGAAACAGCTTGAAGTTGACAGAAGAAGACTGAGAGATAAAATATCCCATCTGGAAAAGGGGCTTGATAAGATAACCCGGGGCACGTTCGAGAGACGCAAAAAGAGAAAAAAACTTTTCAATGTAACGATAGTAGGATATACAAACGCGGGAAAATCAACTCTACTTAACAGGCTTGCCGGAAGCGATATATATAGAAGCGAAAAACTGTTTTCCACAATTGATTCCACTACCCGAAGGGTAGAGGGTATTAAAAACTTCCCCGTTTTGTTAACAGACACCGTAGGATTCATACGAAAGCTTCCGCCTTATCTTGTGGCGAGCTTCAAAAGCACTCTCCTTGATGTAGAGGAAGCGGACATGCTGCTCCACGTTGTTGATGTTTCGAGCCCGTCGTTCGAGGATGAAATCGAAGTTGTAAACGATGTTCTGGGCGGTATATTCAAACGTGCCTCGAAAGAAGGAGAAGGGGAGCGGGAAGTGCCCACAAAGCTTATTTTTAACAAGATAGACCGCCTGGGCGACATGGGGTCGGAGCGCATACTGAAAAGGGAATACCCGGAGGCCGTTTTAATAAGCGCCTTAAAGGGGGAGGGTGTTGGAAGAATACTTAAAGAAATCGAAAGACACACAAAAAGTGGGAGAGTTAAAATTGAAGCAAAGGTTTCTCTGTCAGACGGAAAGACTATCGATTTAATTGAAAGAGTTGCCGAAGTGGATCAAAGGGAAATTTCAGGAGGGTCAATAACAGTGACTGCCGTAATAGACAGGGCCTATCTGCCGGTTCTTGAAAAAAAGCGCGGAGTAAGGCTGTTAAGTGTTGTTTAGAAAGAGCCGGGGTGTTGGGCTTTTCCCTTAAAGCGGAGCTTGTTGTTTTCCAGAATAACATCGTCATAATTTTTCGCGAGTGATTCTCTCTGGGCGGCGGCGTCCTTATGATTTACCTTGTTTTCATAACTCCTGTCGAGCTGGACAACTATGAACCGGGATAGTAGGATGAAGGCAAGGGGGACGATTAGCGGAATAAACTGCTGCCATTTTCTGTGTGAGACAAGCCGTGAACAATAAACCGCTCCCGAAGATATAACTGCCACAAAACCGACGGAAACCAGGTAGAGATGGCGGATATTGAGCCAGTCTCTGGGAAACTGGAAGAACGCGAACGGAAGAATCATGATATAAGTCCACGCGATAAAGAACCGGATTGTGCGGTTTCCGAAAATGAACCCGAAGAAAGAATAGGAAAAGATTGTAAGGACGATCAACACACGAATTTCTGTGGCAAGCTTATATATCAACACTACAGCTTTTCCGGAAGCGGTGACGAGGTGAGATGTATGAATGGGGAATATCATCCTGACCATATAATTGACAACATTTTTCGCCGCGTAATAGATGAATTTAAAAACCCCCGGATTTTCAGAGTAAAAAGCGGGGCTGTAGCGAAAGAAGATAACTTTTGTAATTATCGCGGCCGCTACAATGAAAATAAGAATGATAAAACCGGGGTTAAAAACAGGTTTTTTAATATCAGATCTGTCGCGGAAGAAGAAATTAAAGGCGAGAAAACAGCCTAGAATCGAAAAACTGGTGCTCTTTGTAAACATCGAAGCTATAAAGAAAACAACGGAGAGGAAAAACCAAATAGTACGAATCTCTCCGTCGCGTTCTAATTCATTCTTAAAGTAGAACAGCATTGTCAGCAGAGTCAGCGTGGTAATCATAAGATCTTCAAACCCGGATGCTATCATAACGGCTTTTCCGTAGTTGCCGACAGTGAATACAAAGAGAATGCCCGAAAGGAGCGCGACCTTTCTGTCGCGAAGCAGAGAGTTGACGAGGGTATAAACAAGAAATGAGTTAACGGCGTGGAGAAGAATATTGAATATGAAATATCCTTGAGGATTAAAATGAAATAATTTAAACAGAAGAAAATGAACGTAATAGACAAGGGGCTGGAATTTGAACGGATATGTGCTGTTGAAAGCTGCCGCGGGATCATCTCTCATCTCCAGGCTGCTTTGAAGGGTTATGAAATCAAAATCATGCCAGAAGCCGTTGTTAAGAGTAAGGCTGAACGCGATAAATCCCAGTAGTAGAAGAACAAGGAAAATTAAGAGATTACGATTCACAGTATTAAAAAACACCCCTTAAGTACTTTTATCAGTCCGGCCGCAGGCCGTTATACCTTATCATATTATACATTAATAAGCCCCGGATTTGTAGAAAAAAGAACGCCTCAAAACATTTTCTCACATAAAAAACCCTTTTAGAAAGACCGTCCTTTCTATGCGGGGCTATTCCTGCAGAAACAGGTTGGCAAGAACCTTCGAGTCATTAACCATGTTTTTCACAAACTGATATTCGTTCGGCTGATGGCAGACATCGGCAATGCTGGACCATACAACAGCGTTGTAGCCGTGACGCCTGAAAAATGCCGCGACGGTTCCTCCCCCTATTCCGATGATCTCAGGTTCGATTTTGCCTACCTCTCTGATCGCCTTTGACAGCGCGACTGCCACCGGCGCGTCGGCAGGAGTGGCGGGGGCGGCTTTATCGCTCTGAGCTATACTTGTAGATATCTCCACTTCGAATTCCGCCTCGATCTCAGCGGCGACTTCGCTCACAGTTTCTCTTACATCGTCAAGTTCTATGCCGGGCAGAATCCGCATGTCGATGTAAAAGATGTCTTCACCGGGTATAGTATTGACATTTGGGACATTTGGTTCTTTCTTTGTGGGTTCGAAGGTGTTGCCGGGCGGATCGAAGAGATCGTCGGATTGGTTATAGGTTTCAGCGAGCCGCCTGTCGAGACGTGACGTCAGATGGGCGGCCGCCCTGTGCGCGTTAATGCCCTTGTCGGGTTCCGAGGCGTGACATGATTTGCCCGAAACCTTGATCTTCAGCCAGAGAATTGATTTTTCCGCGACTTCAATAGTTTTTCCCTCGGGGTCTCCCGAATCGGGAACAATAATAAAGTCGTCTTTTCCGAAAATGTCGGAATTTTCAAGTAGATATTCAATCCCGTATTTACTGCTTGTTTCCTCATCCGACACAAGGGCCAGGGCGACATCGAAGGGAAGCGGGAGGCCGAGTTCGCGGATGGCTTTCAGGGCAAAAAGTGTAGGGACAATGCCCTGATGGTCGTCTTCGACGCCCCGTCCAAACATCTTCCCGTCTTTGACTTCAAGCGTAAACGGGTCAGTTTCCCATTTATCAAGATCTCCGGCGGGCACTACATCGATATGAGCCATTATCCAAATTTTTCTCTCGCTTGACTTACCTTTCATTATGGCGGCGATATTTGGCCTTGTGCCGGCTGAGACGCGCTCGTCCGGCGCGTCATAATGATCCACCCGGTCGAATCCTATCTCCTTTTTCATCCAGCTCTCAAGAAATTCCGCTTTCTCAGTTTCCCCGTCACCGTCATTGTCGGGGCCTAGCGCCGGAATGGCGACAAGCCCCCTTTGAAGCTCTATCATGTCATCTTCATAGCTTTCTATCTTTTTGTATATTTTATTCAGTTTATCAGAGTTCATGATCATCTCCCTTAACAGAATAAATTCTTAAACAGCGAAAAACTTTTACTAACTATCCTTAACACCGGTAAGGAGGCTGGTCAAGTTCTTTATCTTAGTCTTAGGGTCTTTCATGCGCGCCGGCGGAAATATGGAAGTTTCTTTATTGACAGGGCGGCTCCACAGGGAAAAAAAGGAGTGTTGGGAAAAGAGCAGAGACAGGCAGGGGCCGTAAAAGAAAACCCCTTTCTCCATCAGAAAGGGCCGTACTTATAAGAGGGCCGAGTAGTCCGCGAGAGTGGATCTTCTTAGAATTCACTCGGTACCGGCGACAGGACTTAAAACCCCATTTTTACAGAAAGTTTCTATCGCCGCTAAGTAAATCTGTAAGGGTAAATGCCGGCAAGGGCTTTCAGGCTGAGAGTGTTCTCAGAACACCCCGGAGCACCGGAAAATTGAGTTGACTTTGAAGCCCCCGTTCTGGTTAAATAATCAGTGATGAACTCGGCAAACGAATTTTCAGATTGATCAGGCGGGTTGAGCCGGATAAAGTATGTGAATCTTCCAAACCAGGAAGATTTTAATCAGCCAAAAAAAAACGGGAAGGAGTTCAAAAATGTACAGACGCTTGATTGCGGGATTGATCTTTTGCGCGGTTTCGGTTTTGACAGGATGTGGACAGGGGGATGGTGAAAAAGAGATGAAACAGAACAATATTGAAAAAAGGCTTGAGAAATATGCCGTGGTAAAAGTTGGTGTTCCTTGGGAACTTCTAAGTAAGGAAGAAACGGCCGCTCTAGAGAAGCTTTATATGGCCGCCAAGGTAATAGACAGAATATTTCTCAGGCAGGTTTCTGAGCGGAATGTCGAACTGGAGAAAATATTAAAGGAAAAGGGAGATAGAGATCTTCTTCGCTTTTTTAATCTTAATTTCGGTCCGTGGGACAGATTGGACGTGGATAAACCCTTTTTCGGAGAGAAAGCAAAACCGGAAGGGGCCGCCTTTTATCCTGCGGATATGACAAGAGAAGAATTCAATTTATGGCTTCGGAATCACCCGAAAGACAGAGAGGATTTTGAGAGTAAATATACTGTTATAAGAAGGGACAAAGACGGCGGCCTTAAAGCGGTTCCTTATTCACAGCAGTATGGAGAGTTGCTTAAAAAAGCCGCTGGATATTTGAAGCAGGCGGCCGATTTGACTGAAAACAGCTCGCTGGAGAAGTTTCTGAGATTAAGAGCGGACGCTTTTTTGAGCGATGAGTATTATCGAAGCAACATGGCCTGGATGGATATAAAAAACAACATTCTGGATGTTACGATAGGGCCTTATGAAGTTTATGAAGATAAACTTTTTAATTATAAAGCTGCTTTTGAAGCCTTTCTCTGCGTCAGGGATCCGGAAGAAAGCGAAAGACTCGAGAAGCTGAAAAGCTATATTGTCGAAATGGAAAAAAACCTGCCGATAGAGGACAAGTACAAGAATTTTGAAAGAGGAATGTCTTCTCCCGTCTCTGTTGTAGATGAAGTTTTCGCGGCCGGAGATACGAAAGCCGGAGTACAGACACTAGCGTTTAATCTGCCTAATGACGAGAGAGTTCGCGAGGCAAAGGGCTGTAAGAAGGTCATGCTCCGCAATATATGCCACGCCAAGTTCGATAAAATACTCCTGCCCATCGCAAGCCGGGTCATAGACAGGGAACAGTTATCGCAGGTAACATTCGATGGGTATTTTAACCACATACTTCTGCACGAATTTACACACGGGCTCGGTCCCGGAAATATTGTTCTCAAAGACGGCACTGAAACGACTGTCGCCAAAGTTCTCCGCGAGAGATATTCCGCTATTGAAGAAGCGAAAGCCGATGTCGGCGGAGAGTATAATTTCTATTATCTTATTAATGAGGGCCTCTTTCCGGAGGAAATGAAAAAAGAAGCGGCGGTTACTTTTCTCGCTGGCTTCTTTCGGTCTGTCAGGTTCGGTGTTGAAGAATCTCACGGCAGGGCGAACATGATAGCGTTTAACTATTTCAGGGAAAAGGGAGCCTATATTCTCGATGATGATACAGGGCGCTGGAAAGTGGACTTTGAAAAGATCAAGGGTGCTGTAGAGTCGCTTCTGCGGGAGCTTCTTATGATACAGGCGCGCGGCTCCTATCAAGCGGCCGGAGATTTAATCGAGAAGTATGGCGCCATGGGGAAGGACGTAAAGGAATCTCTCTCGAAACTTGAGGAGATACCTGTGGATATTATCCCCGAATACAGTATCGAGGATAAATTCGGGGCTGAAAATCAGTGATAGATTCGGGCCGGATGTCAACCTCTGGGTTTGGTCGGCCTTCAGGGGATACAGGAAATAGCTGTCAGGCATCCGGCCCTTAACAGTTTGGGGGGGCGGAAGGGGAAGGCGGGGCAGATCAGCAGAGGTGAAAGATGAAGGAGTTTTATGATAAATGCAGAAAATCGGTTATAGACGGCGACGGCGAACTTGCCCTGAAACTCGCCAAGGAAGCCATTGACAACAAAGAACCGGCCATTGACGTAATAGAAAAGGGGTTTGTCCCGGGGATAAGGGAAGTAGGGAGGCTCTGGGAAAACGGCGCGTTTTTCCTGCCCGAACTCGTGATGGGCGCCGAGGCTATAAAAAAGGCCCTGTCTATTCTTAATCCCATGCTCGCGGATAAGCAGACAAAGAGGTGTAATAAGGGGAGAGTGGTTATTGGCACCGTTGAAGGGGATATTCATGATATTGGAAAAACACTGGTAGCGACAATGCTGTCGGCAACAGGTTTTGAAGTCTATGATCTGGGGTTTGATATAGACGCGAACAGCTTCATAGAAGAAGCGGAAAGAAGAGGAGCGGACTGTATCGCCTCTTCGGCGCTTCTTACGACAACTATGCAGAAGCAGCGTGAAATAGTCGAAGAACTTAAAGTTCGCGGACTAAAGGATAAATACAGGGTCATAGTGGGGGGAGCGCCGTGCAGCAGAAAGTGGGCGGACGAAATAGAAGCTGACGGTTACGCCAAGGACGCGGTGGCGGCAGTAGAGGTGATAGAAAGACTGATAAACGGCGGCTGAGAAGAAAAGGCCGGCGTGAGGATTCCCGATGAGCTTTGATTTGAAGAAGATGCTTGACGAGAAAGTCTTGATTTTTGACGGGGCGATGGGGACTATGCTGATGGCGGCGGGAATGGCGGGCGATGAAATACCGGAAAGCTGGGTTTTTTCCAGAGAAGAGGACCTCATAAGAATACATTCAGAATATATAGACGCCGGCGCTGATGTTATTCAGACAGACACATTCGGGGCGAGTGAAATAAAGCTTTCCTCTTCAAGGCAGGGAGCCGGGCTCGATCCGGAGGAAACAAACAGGAGGGCCGCGGTTTTAGCGCGTAAAGCCAGGAGGAGGTCTGGAGACAAACGTGTCCTTGTGGCGGGAGACATCGGTCCCGCGGGGGGGTTCTTCCCGCCGGTAGGAAAAATGAAAGAAGATGAGGTGAGAGGAAACTTCGCGCGGCAGGCCCGCGCACTCGATCAGGGGGGGGTAGATCTTTTTCTCATAGAAACGATGACCGACCTTAGAGAAGCGGTGGAGGCCCTGAGGGGCGTGAAAGAGGTTTCCGACAAGCCTGTCGTGGTGGAGTTGACTTTCAGCAGGAAACCAAAAGGACACTTTACACTTATGGGAAACACGCCCCGTGAAGCAGCAGAAGTCCTGGCGGAGGAAGGCGCCGACATGATTGGAGCTAACTGCACTCTGTCGAGCAGCAAGATGATAGAATTGGCGCGGGAGATGAGATCACAGACAAAAACCCCTCTTCTTTTTCAGCCAAACGCCGGGCAGCCTGTTCTGGAGGGAAAGAAAACGCTTTACAGGCAGTTACCTGAAAGTTTCGCGAAAGACATAGAAAAAATAGTGTCAGCCGGAGCGGATGCCGTCGGGGGATGCTGCGGTACTACTCCGGAGTTTATCAGATTGATCAGGAGAAAACTGGAAGGTTCAGGAGCTTAGCCCGGAGAATACATGAAGCCGGTTATATACGATAATATAGAGATAGAAATCAAGGAAACGGAACTTTTCAAAACTCTCGGCAATATGGGCAGGATTGAAAGCTGGAAGGGAAAGGGGCTCGAGGAAAGAATCGAAAAGGCCCTTGATTTGGCGTCTAAACTCGTAGAGCCAAGAGGCATGTATGTAATCACGGAGGGCAAGAACCTCGGTGGAACAGATATCTTCGACTCACTCGGGAAAATGGCTTTTTCCGCCTGTACAATAGGGAAAGATTTGGAGGCGGAAGTGACTGCTCTTTCCAGAGAAGGCGTGATATTGGAAGCTGTGCTGCTGGATTCAGCCGGATCCGTGGCGGTCGAAGAGGTAGCGGAC
Proteins encoded:
- a CDS encoding glycosyltransferase family 39 protein — translated: MNRNLLIFLVLLLLGFIAFSLTLNNGFWHDFDFITLQSSLEMRDDPAAAFNSTYPFKFQPLVYYVHFLLFKLFHFNPQGYFIFNILLHAVNSFLVYTLVNSLLRDRKVALLSGILFVFTVGNYGKAVMIASGFEDLMITTLTLLTMLFYFKNELERDGEIRTIWFFLSVVFFIASMFTKSTSFSILGCFLAFNFFFRDRSDIKKPVFNPGFIILIFIVAAAIITKVIFFRYSPAFYSENPGVFKFIYYAAKNVVNYMVRMIFPIHTSHLVTASGKAVVLIYKLATEIRVLIVLTIFSYSFFGFIFGNRTIRFFIAWTYIMILPFAFFQFPRDWLNIRHLYLVSVGFVAVISSGAVYCSRLVSHRKWQQFIPLIVPLAFILLSRFIVVQLDRSYENKVNHKDAAAQRESLAKNYDDVILENNKLRFKGKAQHPGSF
- the hflX gene encoding GTPase HflX gives rise to the protein MDFYGSSGSPDERALLIGVRLPGSSLDREKANLEELKALAETAGADVAGTVIQQRTRVDGSTYVGKGKLREILRKIQEEEINLVIFDDALTPGQAGKIEKILKVNVIDRTELILDIFSKRARSRQARLQVEIAQLNYALPRLKRMWDHLSRQAGGIGTRGPGEKQLEVDRRRLRDKISHLEKGLDKITRGTFERRKKRKKLFNVTIVGYTNAGKSTLLNRLAGSDIYRSEKLFSTIDSTTRRVEGIKNFPVLLTDTVGFIRKLPPYLVASFKSTLLDVEEADMLLHVVDVSSPSFEDEIEVVNDVLGGIFKRASKEGEGEREVPTKLIFNKIDRLGDMGSERILKREYPEAVLISALKGEGVGRILKEIERHTKSGRVKIEAKVSLSDGKTIDLIERVAEVDQREISGGSITVTAVIDRAYLPVLEKKRGVRLLSVV
- a CDS encoding peptidase; translated protein: MYRRLIAGLIFCAVSVLTGCGQGDGEKEMKQNNIEKRLEKYAVVKVGVPWELLSKEETAALEKLYMAAKVIDRIFLRQVSERNVELEKILKEKGDRDLLRFFNLNFGPWDRLDVDKPFFGEKAKPEGAAFYPADMTREEFNLWLRNHPKDREDFESKYTVIRRDKDGGLKAVPYSQQYGELLKKAAGYLKQAADLTENSSLEKFLRLRADAFLSDEYYRSNMAWMDIKNNILDVTIGPYEVYEDKLFNYKAAFEAFLCVRDPEESERLEKLKSYIVEMEKNLPIEDKYKNFERGMSSPVSVVDEVFAAGDTKAGVQTLAFNLPNDERVREAKGCKKVMLRNICHAKFDKILLPIASRVIDREQLSQVTFDGYFNHILLHEFTHGLGPGNIVLKDGTETTVAKVLRERYSAIEEAKADVGGEYNFYYLINEGLFPEEMKKEAAVTFLAGFFRSVRFGVEESHGRANMIAFNYFREKGAYILDDDTGRWKVDFEKIKGAVESLLRELLMIQARGSYQAAGDLIEKYGAMGKDVKESLSKLEEIPVDIIPEYSIEDKFGAENQ
- a CDS encoding corrinoid protein → MKEFYDKCRKSVIDGDGELALKLAKEAIDNKEPAIDVIEKGFVPGIREVGRLWENGAFFLPELVMGAEAIKKALSILNPMLADKQTKRCNKGRVVIGTVEGDIHDIGKTLVATMLSATGFEVYDLGFDIDANSFIEEAERRGADCIASSALLTTTMQKQREIVEELKVRGLKDKYRVIVGGAPCSRKWADEIEADGYAKDAVAAVEVIERLINGG
- a CDS encoding M20 family metallo-hydrolase, translated to MNSDKLNKIYKKIESYEDDMIELQRGLVAIPALGPDNDGDGETEKAEFLESWMKKEIGFDRVDHYDAPDERVSAGTRPNIAAIMKGKSSERKIWIMAHIDVVPAGDLDKWETDPFTLEVKDGKMFGRGVEDDHQGIVPTLFALKAIRELGLPLPFDVALALVSDEETSSKYGIEYLLENSDIFGKDDFIIVPDSGDPEGKTIEVAEKSILWLKIKVSGKSCHASEPDKGINAHRAAAHLTSRLDRRLAETYNQSDDLFDPPGNTFEPTKKEPNVPNVNTIPGEDIFYIDMRILPGIELDDVRETVSEVAAEIEAEFEVEISTSIAQSDKAAPATPADAPVAVALSKAIREVGKIEPEIIGIGGGTVAAFFRRHGYNAVVWSSIADVCHQPNEYQFVKNMVNDSKVLANLFLQE
- a CDS encoding homocysteine S-methyltransferase family protein, whose product is MSFDLKKMLDEKVLIFDGAMGTMLMAAGMAGDEIPESWVFSREEDLIRIHSEYIDAGADVIQTDTFGASEIKLSSSRQGAGLDPEETNRRAAVLARKARRRSGDKRVLVAGDIGPAGGFFPPVGKMKEDEVRGNFARQARALDQGGVDLFLIETMTDLREAVEALRGVKEVSDKPVVVELTFSRKPKGHFTLMGNTPREAAEVLAEEGADMIGANCTLSSSKMIELAREMRSQTKTPLLFQPNAGQPVLEGKKTLYRQLPESFAKDIEKIVSAGADAVGGCCGTTPEFIRLIRRKLEGSGA